One genomic region from Drosophila busckii strain San Diego stock center, stock number 13000-0081.31 chromosome 3R, ASM1175060v1, whole genome shotgun sequence encodes:
- the LOC108603114 gene encoding tubby-related protein 4 isoform X5: protein MHLHFERNINTKCDCTILSLSWMGKVPDDIPEDEGWKLNRTNYYQEGWLATGNIRGIVGVTFTTSHCRKNMDYPLRTNYNLRGHRSDVILVKWNEPYQKLASCDSSGIIFVWIKYEGRWSIELINDRNTPVTHFSWSHDGRMALICYQDGFVLVGSVAGQRYWSSMLNLESTITCGIWTPDDQQVYFGTTQGQVIVMDVHGAMVSQVQLSNDVPITSMAWSCEKFKMEEGEEAEPGVTNAAKRSFVLAVSFQNGYIYLLKSFDDVSPAHINTCLNGALGMVMEWSNSRELLAVAGTLRSSSSGATNDELPTAPSAANCYNNMVKFYTESGTCLYQAHIPCSSHTVSAITWGHNDKRLFIATGTQVHIAWVSRRVASLQLLCRLQIQASVGSETLLPLLPLPSRIKSLIGNLFAQTIRCCVPDLKSLRDFVSRPPLCSTRLHCTMIRHDDDSNLSSGTCYTLYLEYLGGLVPLLKGKRTSKIRPEFVIFDPQVNENSLYFQYTTEAKSSSGSSQSTTTGNSGRTDSSDSDFDERYRYGSPRTPRKRRVRPKRRNQTGAGAAAGGAANDADSLDELAYVDTLPEQEVKLVEVTSNIWGTKFKIHGLAKTVPGNLGQVTYKTSLLHLQPRQMTLVITELRDDFPPGPDPSFNPNLFSEDEEEHHHHQQQQQQQQQQQQLQQDAVPQVSITEAAKPPMMPTRRLTEANAPPIAPMSPRPNRILARHKNSHGLTVNGGGGSGSGNNSLGLSPLARAESYDDDSSESQETTAGSSCTTVLLHQAPATSSGATPGPSCSKNITRPKTISSFKNNYSRSSSNSSCQSRHAISPLYCDGSVPTLQSPKNAVAPSDIIFERPAVPGPAQTTLMSYSSNADYAQNVVQVKNALMSEPVRSANSHVNPVPLNLNLNLERMDARAVKCMPSSSKRREMLYIDEETQSPAACSSATAMKRTPTVVSIAPALPDSITRSCSVGYLDSVAITPSDEALSALRKDAPNKRLILVDKRRQRQRKRQQQQQQSANAGRHKLQQTGKSKSLDSCDLLSLQTKLSSKETEQVVKKLQEISDSSACSSAANTLCFKCRNNMNPSNACKRCQPNLDEITAAVSVEPPKEALPAAAAPKPAPKKRFDVITSFTDSPLFTRKHRFGYGKKESSTEQSTPLLARKQEHGFSFVKQLSEVRWRRKEPAQAQTQAQNQANQLERQQSEGGNLSCGTVEATPVEAKTSVSLHTQALTTLENIISRLRDLDEGRLTPPSTPQRLPRSSPASPAASKKNKRQQSNSPIRHILNSPLLNRRQRKKPSIIESSDDEGNQTHGSAEELGNSGSGSGNGKQYRDLETFQKAQLRQKLKRGKIEPNGSASCANPAPVRREFVMHNKAPMWNEMSQVYQLDFGGRVTQESAKNFQIEFRGKQVMQFGRIDGNAYTLDFQYPFSALQAFAVALANVTQRLK from the exons GATGAGGGCTGGAAGCTGAATCGCACGAATTACTATCAGGAGGGCTGGCTGGCCACGGGCAATATACGCGGCATTGTGGGCGTGACCTTTACCACCTCGCACTGCCGCAAGAACATGGACTACCCGCTGCGCACCAACTACAATCTGCGTGGCCATCGCTCCGATGTTATACTGGTCAAGTGGAATGAGCCCTATCAGAAGCTGGCCAGCTGCGACAGCTCGGGTATTATCTTTGTGTGGATTAAATATGAAGGGCGCTGGTCCATAGAGCTGATCAATGATCGCAATACGCCAGTGACGCACTTTTCCTGGTCGCATGATGGGCGCATGGCGTTGATATGCTACCAGGATGGCTTTGTGCTCGTCGGCTCTGTGGCTGGACAGCGCTATTGGTCGTCCATGCTGAACCTGGAGTCGACGATAACCTGCGGCATTTGGACACCCGATGACCAGCAGGTTTACTTTGGCACCACGCAGGGTCAGGTGATTGTTATGGATGTGCATGGTGCGATGGTGTCGCAGGTGCAGCTGTCCAACGATGTGCCCATCACCTCCATGGCCTGGTCCTGCGAGAAATTCAAAATGGAGGAGGGCGAGGAAGCCGAGCCCGGCGTCACCAATGCCGCCAAGCGTTCCTTTGTGCTGGCGGTCAGCTTCCAAAACGGTTATATCTACCTGCTAAAGTCGTTTGACGACGTCTCACCCGCACATATCAATACCTGCCTTAATGGCGCACTCGGCATGGTCATGGAATGGAGCAACTCGCGCGAGCTGCTCGCCGTTGCCGGCACGCTgcgcagctccagctccggGGCCACCAACGATGAATTGCCCACTGCGCCCAGCGCCGCCAACTGCTACAATAATATGGTCAAGTTCTATACCGAGTCGGGAACTTGCCTCTACCAGGCGCACATACCCTGCAGCAGTCACACAGTCTCGGCCATCACTTGGGGACACAACGACAAGCGTCTGTTTATTGCCACGGGCACGCAGGTGCACATTGCTTGGGTCTCGCGCCGCGTGGcctcgctgcagctgctctgcCGCCTGCAGATACAAGCGAGCGTCGGCTCCGAGACGCTCTTGccgctgttgccattgccttcTAGGATTAAGTCGCTCATCGGCAATCTCTTTGCTCAAACCATTAGA TGCTGTGTACCTGATCTCAAGTCGCTGCGTGACTTTGTGTCGCGTCCGCCGCTCTGCTCGACGCGTTTGCATTGCACAATGATACGCCATGATGATGACTCCAATTTGAGCTCGGGCACCTGCTATACGTTATATCTGGAATATCTGGGCGGCTTGGTGCCGCTGCTCAAGGGCAAACGCACCTCGAAAATAAGACCAGAGTTTGTCATCTTTGATCCACAAGTGAATG AGAACTCGCTGTACTTTCAGTACACCACCGAGGCCAAGAGCAGCTCGGGCTCCAGTCAGTCCACAACGACGGGCAACAGCGGACGCACCGACTCCTCGGACAGCGACTTTGATGAGCGTTATCGCTATGGCTCACCACGCACGCCGCGCAAGCGTCGAGTGCGCCCCAAGCGACGCAATCAGACGggcgctggagctgcagctggtggCGCTGCCAATGATGCCGACAGCCTGGATGAGCTCGCCTATGTGGACACGCTGCCCGAG CAGGAAGTCAAGCTGGTGGAGGTGACCTCGAACATTTGGGGCACGAAATTCAAAATCCATGGACTTGCCAAAACCGTCCCAGGCAATTTAGGCCAAGTAACCTATAAGACGTCCCTACTGCATTTGCAGCCGCGTCAAATGACGCTGGTCATAACGGAGCTGCGCGATGACTTTCCGCCCGGACCAGATCCCAGCTTTAATCCCAATCTGTTCTCCGAGGACGAAGAggaacatcatcatcatcaacagcagcagcagcaacaacagcagcagcagcagctgcagcaggatGCAGTGCCGCAAGTGAGCATCACCGAAGCTGCTAAGCCGCCCATGATGCCAACGCGCCGTCTAACCGAAGCAAATGCGCCACCCATAGCACCCATGTCGCCACGCCCAAATCGCATATTGGCGCGTCATAAAAACTCACACGGGCTAACGGTAAATGGTGGCGGCGGCTcgggcagcggcaacaacagcttGGGCTTGAGTCCGCTCGCCCGCGCTGAAAGCTACGATGATGACTCCTCCGAATCGCAGGAGACAACGGCGGGCAGCAGTTGCACCACCGTGCTGCTGCATCAGGCGCCTGCCACCAGCAGTGGCGCCACGCCCGGTCCCAGCTGCAGCAAGAATATCACGCGTCCCAAGACAATTAGCAGCTTTAAGAACAACTACAGTCGCTCCAGTTCCAACTCCAGCTGCCAGTCGCGTCATGCCATCTCGCCGCTCTACTGCGATGGCTCCGTGCCCACGCTGCAGTCGCCCAAGAACGCTGTCGCTCCCTCAGACATCATCTTCGAACGTCCCGCTGTCCCCGGACCAGCCCAGACCACGCTCATGTCGTACTCAAGCAATGCGGATTATGCACAGAATGTGGTGCAGGTGAAGAATGCGCTCATGTCGGAGCCTGTGCGCTCCGCCAACAGTCATGTGAATCCTGTGCCGCTGAATCTCAATTTAAATCTGGAGCGCATGGATGCCAGAGCGGTCAAATGCATGCCATCCAGCTCCAAGCGACGTGAAATGCTTTACATAGACGAGGAGACGCAGTCACCCGCCGCCTGCTCCAGTGCCACAGCCATGAAGCGCACGCCCACTGTGGTGTCCATTGCACCCGCCTTGCCGGACTCCATTacgcgcagctgcagcgtagGCTACCTGGACTCGGTAGCCATAACACCTTCGGATGAAGCTCTGTCTGCCTTGCGCAAGGATGCGCCCAACAAGCGACTTATACTCGTGGACAAGcgacgtcagcgtcagcgcaagcgtcagcagcagcagcaacaatctgCGAACGCTGGACGCCATAAACTGCAGCAGACTGGCAAATCCAAAAGCTTGGACTCCTGCGATCTGCTTTCGCTGCAAACTAAGCTGAGCAGCAAGGAAACTGAGCAGGTGGTGAAAAAGTTGCAGGAAATCTCCGacagcagcgcctgcagcagcgctgccaataCGCTCTGCTTCAAGTGTCGCAACAATATGAATCCCAGCAATGCCTGCAAGCGCTGTCAGCCCAATCTGGATGAGATTACAGCGGCGGTCAGCGTAGAGCCGCCTAAAGaggcgctgccagcagctgcagcgcccaAACCTGCGCCCAAGAAACGCTTTGATGTCATCACTAGCTTTACAGACAGTCCGCTCTTTACGCGCAAGCATCGCTTTGGCTATGGCAAGAAGGAAAGCAGCACGGAGCAGTcgacgccgctgctggcgcGCAAGCAGGAGCATGGCTTTAGTTTCGTCAAGCAACTGTCCGAAGTGCGCTGGCGTCGCAAGGAGCCAGCTCAGGCACAGACTCAGGCGCAAAATCAAGCTAACCAGCTGGAGCGACAGCAATCCGAGGGCGGCAATCTCAGCTGCGGCACGGTGGAGGCCACGCCCGTAGAAGCCAAGACATCCGTCTCACTGCACACGCAG GCCTTGACTACCTTGGAGAACATTATCAGTCGCCTGCGTGATCTGGACGAAGGGCGCTTGACACCGCCTTCAACGCCGCAGCGCTTGCCGCGCAGCTCTCCCGCCTCGCCAGCGGCCAGCAAAAAGAACAAACGCCAGCAAAGCAATTCACCCATACGCCATATACTCAATTCCCCATTGCTGAATCGTCGGCAGCGCAAGAAACCGAGCATTATAGAAAGCTCCGATGATGAGGGCAACCAAACTCATGGCTCGGCTGAGGAGCTTGGCAATTcgggcagtggcagcggcaatgGCAAACAGTATCGTGATCTGGAGACATTCCAAAAGGCGCAGCTGCGTCAAAAA CTTAAACGCGGTAAGATTGAACCCAATGGTAGTGCCAGCTGCGCTAATCCTGCGCCTGTGCGACGTGAGTTTGTCATGCACAACAAGGCGCCCATGTGGAATGAGATGAGTCAAGTCTATCAGCTGGACTTTGGCGGGCGCGTCACACAGGAGTCGGCCAAGAATTTCCAAATCGAGTTTCGTGGCAAGCAG GTCATGCAATTTGGGCGCATCGATGGCAATGCCTACACCTTGGACTTTCAGTATCCCTTCTCGGCGCTGCAGGCATTTGCAGTGGCCTTGGCCAACGTTACACAGCGTCTAAAGTAA
- the LOC108603114 gene encoding tubby-related protein 4 isoform X3, protein MHLHFERNINTKCDCTILSLSWMGKVPDDIPEDEGWKLNRTNYYQEGWLATGNIRGIVGVTFTTSHCRKNMDYPLRTNYNLRGHRSDVILVKWNEPYQKLASCDSSGIIFVWIKYEGRWSIELINDRNTPVTHFSWSHDGRMALICYQDGFVLVGSVAGQRYWSSMLNLESTITCGIWTPDDQQVYFGTTQGQVIVMDVHGAMVSQVQLSNDVPITSMAWSCEKFKMEEGEEAEPGVTNAAKRSFVLAVSFQNGYIYLLKSFDDVSPAHINTCLNGALGMVMEWSNSRELLAVAGTLRSSSSGATNDELPTAPSAANCYNNMVKFYTESGTCLYQAHIPCSSHTVSAITWGHNDKRLFIATGTQVHIAWVSRRVASLQLLCRLQIQASVGSETLLPLLPLPSRIKSLIGNLFAQTIRCCVPDLKSLRDFVSRPPLCSTRLHCTMIRHDDDSNLSSGTCYTLYLEYLGGLVPLLKGKRTSKIRPEFVIFDPQVNGECSIESLSLLCLLFFAFTENSLYFQYTTEAKSSSGSSQSTTTGNSGRTDSSDSDFDERYRYGSPRTPRKRRVRPKRRNQTGAGAAAGGAANDADSLDELAYVDTLPEEVKLVEVTSNIWGTKFKIHGLAKTVPGNLGQVTYKTSLLHLQPRQMTLVITELRDDFPPGPDPSFNPNLFSEDEEEHHHHQQQQQQQQQQQQLQQDAVPQVSITEAAKPPMMPTRRLTEANAPPIAPMSPRPNRILARHKNSHGLTVNGGGGSGSGNNSLGLSPLARAESYDDDSSESQETTAGSSCTTVLLHQAPATSSGATPGPSCSKNITRPKTISSFKNNYSRSSSNSSCQSRHAISPLYCDGSVPTLQSPKNAVAPSDIIFERPAVPGPAQTTLMSYSSNADYAQNVVQVKNALMSEPVRSANSHVNPVPLNLNLNLERMDARAVKCMPSSSKRREMLYIDEETQSPAACSSATAMKRTPTVVSIAPALPDSITRSCSVGYLDSVAITPSDEALSALRKDAPNKRLILVDKRRQRQRKRQQQQQQSANAGRHKLQQTGKSKSLDSCDLLSLQTKLSSKETEQVVKKLQEISDSSACSSAANTLCFKCRNNMNPSNACKRCQPNLDEITAAVSVEPPKEALPAAAAPKPAPKKRFDVITSFTDSPLFTRKHRFGYGKKESSTEQSTPLLARKQEHGFSFVKQLSEVRWRRKEPAQAQTQAQNQANQLERQQSEGGNLSCGTVEATPVEAKTSVSLHTQALTTLENIISRLRDLDEGRLTPPSTPQRLPRSSPASPAASKKNKRQQSNSPIRHILNSPLLNRRQRKKPSIIESSDDEGNQTHGSAEELGNSGSGSGNGKQYRDLETFQKAQLRQKLKRGKIEPNGSASCANPAPVRREFVMHNKAPMWNEMSQVYQLDFGGRVTQESAKNFQIEFRGKQVMQFGRIDGNAYTLDFQYPFSALQAFAVALANVTQRLK, encoded by the exons GATGAGGGCTGGAAGCTGAATCGCACGAATTACTATCAGGAGGGCTGGCTGGCCACGGGCAATATACGCGGCATTGTGGGCGTGACCTTTACCACCTCGCACTGCCGCAAGAACATGGACTACCCGCTGCGCACCAACTACAATCTGCGTGGCCATCGCTCCGATGTTATACTGGTCAAGTGGAATGAGCCCTATCAGAAGCTGGCCAGCTGCGACAGCTCGGGTATTATCTTTGTGTGGATTAAATATGAAGGGCGCTGGTCCATAGAGCTGATCAATGATCGCAATACGCCAGTGACGCACTTTTCCTGGTCGCATGATGGGCGCATGGCGTTGATATGCTACCAGGATGGCTTTGTGCTCGTCGGCTCTGTGGCTGGACAGCGCTATTGGTCGTCCATGCTGAACCTGGAGTCGACGATAACCTGCGGCATTTGGACACCCGATGACCAGCAGGTTTACTTTGGCACCACGCAGGGTCAGGTGATTGTTATGGATGTGCATGGTGCGATGGTGTCGCAGGTGCAGCTGTCCAACGATGTGCCCATCACCTCCATGGCCTGGTCCTGCGAGAAATTCAAAATGGAGGAGGGCGAGGAAGCCGAGCCCGGCGTCACCAATGCCGCCAAGCGTTCCTTTGTGCTGGCGGTCAGCTTCCAAAACGGTTATATCTACCTGCTAAAGTCGTTTGACGACGTCTCACCCGCACATATCAATACCTGCCTTAATGGCGCACTCGGCATGGTCATGGAATGGAGCAACTCGCGCGAGCTGCTCGCCGTTGCCGGCACGCTgcgcagctccagctccggGGCCACCAACGATGAATTGCCCACTGCGCCCAGCGCCGCCAACTGCTACAATAATATGGTCAAGTTCTATACCGAGTCGGGAACTTGCCTCTACCAGGCGCACATACCCTGCAGCAGTCACACAGTCTCGGCCATCACTTGGGGACACAACGACAAGCGTCTGTTTATTGCCACGGGCACGCAGGTGCACATTGCTTGGGTCTCGCGCCGCGTGGcctcgctgcagctgctctgcCGCCTGCAGATACAAGCGAGCGTCGGCTCCGAGACGCTCTTGccgctgttgccattgccttcTAGGATTAAGTCGCTCATCGGCAATCTCTTTGCTCAAACCATTAGA TGCTGTGTACCTGATCTCAAGTCGCTGCGTGACTTTGTGTCGCGTCCGCCGCTCTGCTCGACGCGTTTGCATTGCACAATGATACGCCATGATGATGACTCCAATTTGAGCTCGGGCACCTGCTATACGTTATATCTGGAATATCTGGGCGGCTTGGTGCCGCTGCTCAAGGGCAAACGCACCTCGAAAATAAGACCAGAGTTTGTCATCTTTGATCCACAAGTGAATGGCGAGTGCTCCATTGAATCCTTATCGCTCTTgtgcttacttttttttgcttttacagAGAACTCGCTGTACTTTCAGTACACCACCGAGGCCAAGAGCAGCTCGGGCTCCAGTCAGTCCACAACGACGGGCAACAGCGGACGCACCGACTCCTCGGACAGCGACTTTGATGAGCGTTATCGCTATGGCTCACCACGCACGCCGCGCAAGCGTCGAGTGCGCCCCAAGCGACGCAATCAGACGggcgctggagctgcagctggtggCGCTGCCAATGATGCCGACAGCCTGGATGAGCTCGCCTATGTGGACACGCTGCCCGAG GAAGTCAAGCTGGTGGAGGTGACCTCGAACATTTGGGGCACGAAATTCAAAATCCATGGACTTGCCAAAACCGTCCCAGGCAATTTAGGCCAAGTAACCTATAAGACGTCCCTACTGCATTTGCAGCCGCGTCAAATGACGCTGGTCATAACGGAGCTGCGCGATGACTTTCCGCCCGGACCAGATCCCAGCTTTAATCCCAATCTGTTCTCCGAGGACGAAGAggaacatcatcatcatcaacagcagcagcagcaacaacagcagcagcagcagctgcagcaggatGCAGTGCCGCAAGTGAGCATCACCGAAGCTGCTAAGCCGCCCATGATGCCAACGCGCCGTCTAACCGAAGCAAATGCGCCACCCATAGCACCCATGTCGCCACGCCCAAATCGCATATTGGCGCGTCATAAAAACTCACACGGGCTAACGGTAAATGGTGGCGGCGGCTcgggcagcggcaacaacagcttGGGCTTGAGTCCGCTCGCCCGCGCTGAAAGCTACGATGATGACTCCTCCGAATCGCAGGAGACAACGGCGGGCAGCAGTTGCACCACCGTGCTGCTGCATCAGGCGCCTGCCACCAGCAGTGGCGCCACGCCCGGTCCCAGCTGCAGCAAGAATATCACGCGTCCCAAGACAATTAGCAGCTTTAAGAACAACTACAGTCGCTCCAGTTCCAACTCCAGCTGCCAGTCGCGTCATGCCATCTCGCCGCTCTACTGCGATGGCTCCGTGCCCACGCTGCAGTCGCCCAAGAACGCTGTCGCTCCCTCAGACATCATCTTCGAACGTCCCGCTGTCCCCGGACCAGCCCAGACCACGCTCATGTCGTACTCAAGCAATGCGGATTATGCACAGAATGTGGTGCAGGTGAAGAATGCGCTCATGTCGGAGCCTGTGCGCTCCGCCAACAGTCATGTGAATCCTGTGCCGCTGAATCTCAATTTAAATCTGGAGCGCATGGATGCCAGAGCGGTCAAATGCATGCCATCCAGCTCCAAGCGACGTGAAATGCTTTACATAGACGAGGAGACGCAGTCACCCGCCGCCTGCTCCAGTGCCACAGCCATGAAGCGCACGCCCACTGTGGTGTCCATTGCACCCGCCTTGCCGGACTCCATTacgcgcagctgcagcgtagGCTACCTGGACTCGGTAGCCATAACACCTTCGGATGAAGCTCTGTCTGCCTTGCGCAAGGATGCGCCCAACAAGCGACTTATACTCGTGGACAAGcgacgtcagcgtcagcgcaagcgtcagcagcagcagcaacaatctgCGAACGCTGGACGCCATAAACTGCAGCAGACTGGCAAATCCAAAAGCTTGGACTCCTGCGATCTGCTTTCGCTGCAAACTAAGCTGAGCAGCAAGGAAACTGAGCAGGTGGTGAAAAAGTTGCAGGAAATCTCCGacagcagcgcctgcagcagcgctgccaataCGCTCTGCTTCAAGTGTCGCAACAATATGAATCCCAGCAATGCCTGCAAGCGCTGTCAGCCCAATCTGGATGAGATTACAGCGGCGGTCAGCGTAGAGCCGCCTAAAGaggcgctgccagcagctgcagcgcccaAACCTGCGCCCAAGAAACGCTTTGATGTCATCACTAGCTTTACAGACAGTCCGCTCTTTACGCGCAAGCATCGCTTTGGCTATGGCAAGAAGGAAAGCAGCACGGAGCAGTcgacgccgctgctggcgcGCAAGCAGGAGCATGGCTTTAGTTTCGTCAAGCAACTGTCCGAAGTGCGCTGGCGTCGCAAGGAGCCAGCTCAGGCACAGACTCAGGCGCAAAATCAAGCTAACCAGCTGGAGCGACAGCAATCCGAGGGCGGCAATCTCAGCTGCGGCACGGTGGAGGCCACGCCCGTAGAAGCCAAGACATCCGTCTCACTGCACACGCAG GCCTTGACTACCTTGGAGAACATTATCAGTCGCCTGCGTGATCTGGACGAAGGGCGCTTGACACCGCCTTCAACGCCGCAGCGCTTGCCGCGCAGCTCTCCCGCCTCGCCAGCGGCCAGCAAAAAGAACAAACGCCAGCAAAGCAATTCACCCATACGCCATATACTCAATTCCCCATTGCTGAATCGTCGGCAGCGCAAGAAACCGAGCATTATAGAAAGCTCCGATGATGAGGGCAACCAAACTCATGGCTCGGCTGAGGAGCTTGGCAATTcgggcagtggcagcggcaatgGCAAACAGTATCGTGATCTGGAGACATTCCAAAAGGCGCAGCTGCGTCAAAAA CTTAAACGCGGTAAGATTGAACCCAATGGTAGTGCCAGCTGCGCTAATCCTGCGCCTGTGCGACGTGAGTTTGTCATGCACAACAAGGCGCCCATGTGGAATGAGATGAGTCAAGTCTATCAGCTGGACTTTGGCGGGCGCGTCACACAGGAGTCGGCCAAGAATTTCCAAATCGAGTTTCGTGGCAAGCAG GTCATGCAATTTGGGCGCATCGATGGCAATGCCTACACCTTGGACTTTCAGTATCCCTTCTCGGCGCTGCAGGCATTTGCAGTGGCCTTGGCCAACGTTACACAGCGTCTAAAGTAA